TCAGTGATGCCAGTAAATGTGTCCCTGTGGTTCACCCATAATGAAAAGGAAGACTTGGAGTCATATGGTATGTCCCCGTCCTTTTCTACCATTTTTCGAAGTATCTTTCCATCTCCATTCAAGTCTGAATTGCGTAGAATATCTGCATAAAAGGGAAGTCCAAGTTTACCTGCAGCCAGGGGATGTATGGCCACACAGATCAAACCTCCTCCATCCTTTCGCATATTATAGACATGAGAAGGTGTAACCCTGTTGGCAGGTATAACGAAATCGGTCTCACCCTCACGGTTATCTGAATCAAAGAGTAATATCATCTCCCCGTTCTTAAGCGCCTCTGCCGCCCTGTGTACTTGATTATTATCCAAATTGTTCATTATGTATCACTTCAACTTATTCTACTATTACTGTGATTTTGCTGCCATCCTTCAATCCAAGGTGTTCTCTCAGGTTCTCTGTTGATATTATCTCAATGGTATCGTCAGGGTAATGTGTCCTGTCCGGTATCATTATGGCCCCTTTGGTGCCGTTGCCCAGGGAAACAGGGAAACAGCGCCCCCCTCCGAAGGTGCGGTTTTTGCTGGTGAATCCCTCTATGGTTATCTTGTCCTTCATGTTCAACAGGGTCCGGCATACTATGCTTTCTTGTTCCAGTTTTATATTCAGGGTTCCCGGATAGGGTTCGAATCCCAGCAGGTTGACGAACTGGTCATGATATCCTTTAATGGTAGTGTAATACTGCCCCTCACCCAGACCTGTGATGACATGACCTGTCAGTTCGATCGGTGTTGAACCGGGTGTGAATATCTGGCGGTATTCCAGGTACTCTGCTTCCAACACCTGCCGCCCGGCACTGGTTATCTTGATGTGCTGGCCCGCAGGCCTGACTTCACGCGTAATATATCCTGCCTGTTCAAGGGACTGCAGCCGCCTGGATGCAGTTTGGGTACTGGAAAAAATGTGGTGTGCAAATTCAGATGATGATATCCTGGTAATTCCATCAAGTCCACCCATAAGTGCCAGTTTTTTTAATGCTGATATATCTTCCATTGTACTCGCCATTTTTGAGATGCATATCAAATATGGTGTGCACAATCTTAAAGGTTATGGAATAATTTCCGAGACTTTTTAATTATTCTGGTTAAGTGTGATAACTGGATCATGGCAAAGAAGATCAACCACAGAGAGCACAGAGAACACAGAGCGTTATTGTTTTCTCCGTGTTCTCTGTGCACTCTGTGGTTATAAACCGTTCCAGGAAATAAAAAAAAGTCTCTGGTTTTCAATCAAATATATCTGGAATAAAAGCAAG
Above is a genomic segment from ANME-2 cluster archaeon containing:
- a CDS encoding DUF120 domain-containing protein gives rise to the protein MICISKMASTMEDISALKKLALMGGLDGITRISSSEFAHHIFSSTQTASRRLQSLEQAGYITREVRPAGQHIKITSAGRQVLEAEYLEYRQIFTPGSTPIELTGHVITGLGEGQYYTTIKGYHDQFVNLLGFEPYPGTLNIKLEQESIVCRTLLNMKDKITIEGFTSKNRTFGGGRCFPVSLGNGTKGAIMIPDRTHYPDDTIEIISTENLREHLGLKDGSKITVIVE
- the ribB gene encoding 3,4-dihydroxy-2-butanone-4-phosphate synthase, with the translated sequence MNNLDNNQVHRAAEALKNGEMILLFDSDNREGETDFVIPANRVTPSHVYNMRKDGGGLICVAIHPLAAGKLGLPFYADILRNSDLNGDGKILRKMVEKDGDIPYDSKSSFSLWVNHRDTFTGITDKDRSLTISRIGEFVNKAMNGMNVDLSSEFRSPGHVSLLRAADGLVNKRAGQTELSVVLAEFAGIIPAMAICEMLDETNGLALSKEGAMKYADEHGLVFIEGKDVIQEFNNIN